A single region of the Granulicella aggregans genome encodes:
- a CDS encoding TonB-dependent receptor, translated as MITKPNFLFLALLLLSPAVTSPRQTMAQTISSANSAMNGTVKDPSGAVLPGAKIVLRPTDATAASDAQGSFTIRDLKPGTYTVTISYVGFASFTSTIVVEAGAPAVLNATLSVGANAQHVEVNANLIGDAAAINETRTSENILNVETDVEIQSLPNANVADALGRLPGVTLQRNEGEGQYVQIRGTEPRLSNTTIDGVIVPGPDPEVRQVDLDTIPAGLVGSVAINKTLSANQDGDAIGGSVDLRIKQATADRPTISIEGMGGFTPIANTRNVFSMNSSSGIRFGPRLNGGSKKFGLELGYSYDDNQRGIDDVEPSPDIDQNGNKTFDSMNLQQYLYDRTRYGFAGALDYQPSAGANLYAHGLFSNFRDYGQKYAYELQNGSKAKYHTSIRRPNLQVADLALGGSHVFGNSFLKYQVAAAHSRFGGAAGNPGAAFKGTSATDDCAYNPATPGTEFRPQFSCSVLGDPAVTLSNYKLDTIDLTSGQATQLNLQANGSYGRNYHLGSHASTFELGAQVRNEHKGQDAYSPEYDSNLNTLASAYLGSFSNPHFYGGSYPMAQVTSFDAITGDLANNPQNFALDPNASHEQSDPANYNLQERVTAGYIMNTLQLGSKVHLQTGLRIEATSTSNTGYIVTTNSDGTWGGTTPQNGSESYINPLPSVQLRYTIDSSSDLRAVYGRGISRPDPYQLVPYLVYTVNGAPAGNNEVQLGNPALVAEHANDYDLLYEKYLPNVGMLQGGYFYKQITKPIYLQQYLVPATNSPLSSNSNYVGALAQQEVNGDHAYVQGLEIAYQQHLKFLPGYLGNARLNANFTYTNSKNYNLAGRNDTPQLVGQAPYSWNIGPSYATRRFLASVGISHNSANIYAYQFVNSGDALAQNPPTCVSNITSGSLAYNTPSSPCGDNYFYSHTQIDAQVSYHLLKGFTVIASGENMNNEVFGFYNGSPQYLTQREYYKPTYSFGLKWNFHQDR; from the coding sequence ATGATCACGAAACCCAATTTCCTCTTCCTTGCCCTGCTTCTGCTCAGCCCAGCCGTAACGTCGCCCAGGCAGACTATGGCGCAGACAATCTCGAGCGCGAACAGCGCGATGAATGGGACGGTCAAGGATCCTAGTGGCGCCGTTCTTCCGGGAGCAAAGATCGTGCTCCGGCCGACGGACGCAACCGCAGCGTCGGACGCACAGGGCAGCTTCACGATCCGCGACCTGAAGCCGGGAACGTATACGGTCACCATCTCCTATGTCGGATTCGCCTCGTTTACATCGACCATCGTCGTAGAAGCCGGGGCGCCAGCTGTCCTTAACGCAACGTTGAGCGTCGGTGCAAATGCACAGCATGTCGAAGTCAATGCGAACCTTATCGGAGACGCTGCGGCTATCAACGAGACCCGCACCAGCGAGAACATTCTCAATGTCGAAACGGATGTTGAGATTCAGAGCCTTCCGAATGCAAACGTTGCCGATGCGCTTGGCCGCTTGCCAGGAGTAACGCTGCAGCGCAATGAGGGTGAAGGACAGTATGTTCAGATTCGCGGGACTGAACCTCGCCTTAGCAACACGACCATTGACGGCGTAATTGTGCCCGGCCCTGATCCTGAAGTCCGGCAGGTCGACCTGGATACGATTCCGGCGGGGCTGGTGGGTAGTGTAGCGATCAACAAGACGCTCAGCGCGAACCAGGATGGCGATGCGATTGGTGGTTCAGTCGACCTCCGCATCAAGCAGGCGACGGCAGACCGGCCGACGATTTCTATCGAGGGCATGGGCGGCTTTACACCGATCGCGAATACGCGCAACGTCTTCAGCATGAACTCTTCATCGGGGATACGGTTTGGCCCCAGGTTGAATGGCGGCAGCAAGAAGTTCGGGCTGGAACTTGGCTATAGCTATGACGACAATCAGCGCGGCATCGACGACGTAGAGCCCTCGCCCGACATCGATCAAAACGGGAACAAGACCTTCGACTCGATGAATCTGCAGCAGTACCTCTACGACCGCACCCGGTACGGATTCGCCGGCGCGTTGGACTATCAGCCATCGGCCGGCGCGAATCTTTACGCGCACGGGCTGTTCTCGAACTTCCGCGACTACGGCCAGAAATACGCGTACGAACTTCAGAACGGATCCAAAGCCAAATATCACACCAGCATCCGTCGTCCTAACCTGCAGGTTGCTGATCTTGCGCTCGGCGGAAGCCACGTGTTCGGGAACTCTTTCCTCAAGTATCAGGTCGCCGCAGCGCATTCTCGATTTGGCGGTGCAGCCGGTAACCCCGGAGCAGCTTTCAAAGGAACCTCCGCAACCGATGACTGCGCCTATAACCCGGCGACCCCGGGAACGGAGTTCCGTCCTCAGTTCTCATGCTCGGTGCTTGGCGACCCGGCAGTCACGCTCTCTAACTATAAGCTCGATACGATCGACCTTACCTCTGGCCAAGCGACGCAACTGAATCTGCAGGCGAACGGTTCCTACGGCCGCAACTACCACCTCGGATCACACGCATCCACCTTCGAGTTGGGAGCGCAGGTCCGCAACGAACACAAAGGGCAGGACGCCTATTCGCCCGAGTACGACTCAAACCTCAATACGCTCGCCAGTGCGTATCTCGGCAGCTTCTCCAATCCGCACTTCTACGGCGGTAGTTATCCCATGGCTCAGGTGACGAGCTTCGACGCCATCACGGGCGATCTGGCGAATAACCCGCAGAACTTTGCACTCGACCCAAATGCATCGCATGAACAGTCGGACCCGGCCAACTACAACCTGCAGGAGAGGGTGACGGCTGGCTACATCATGAATACGCTTCAGCTTGGATCGAAGGTCCATCTGCAGACCGGCCTGCGTATCGAAGCCACATCTACTTCGAACACCGGCTACATCGTTACGACGAACTCAGACGGCACATGGGGCGGTACCACGCCACAGAATGGAAGCGAGTCCTATATCAATCCGCTGCCGAGCGTGCAGCTTCGTTACACCATCGACAGCAGCTCGGATCTCCGGGCAGTCTATGGACGAGGCATCTCCCGCCCTGACCCCTACCAGCTTGTCCCTTACCTTGTCTATACGGTTAACGGCGCGCCCGCTGGCAACAATGAGGTCCAACTTGGAAACCCAGCGCTCGTCGCCGAACATGCGAACGACTATGACCTGCTCTATGAGAAGTACCTTCCCAATGTCGGCATGCTTCAGGGCGGCTATTTCTACAAGCAGATCACGAAGCCGATCTACCTTCAGCAGTATCTCGTGCCGGCCACCAATTCACCGCTCTCTTCGAATTCGAACTATGTTGGCGCGCTCGCGCAGCAGGAGGTCAACGGGGACCACGCTTATGTTCAGGGATTGGAGATCGCGTACCAGCAGCATCTGAAGTTCCTTCCCGGATATCTTGGTAACGCGCGTCTGAATGCCAACTTCACCTACACCAACTCGAAGAACTACAACCTGGCTGGCCGGAACGACACTCCGCAGCTAGTGGGTCAGGCTCCGTACTCCTGGAACATCGGACCGTCCTACGCCACTCGGCGGTTTCTCGCGTCGGTCGGTATCAGCCACAACAGCGCGAATATCTATGCCTATCAGTTCGTGAACTCCGGCGACGCACTCGCGCAGAACCCGCCCACCTGCGTCTCCAACATCACGAGCGGAAGCCTCGCTTACAACACGCCCAGCAGTCCGTGCGGCGACAACTACTTCTACAGTCACACCCAGATCGACGCGCAGGTCAGCTATCACTTGTTGAAAGGCTTCACTGTGATTGCATCGGGCGAAAACATGAACAATGAAGTTTTTGGGTTCTACAACGGCAGCCCGCAATATCTTACTCAGCGCGAGTACTACAAGCCGACTTACTCCTTCGGATTGAAGTGGAACTTCCACCAGGACCGCTAG
- a CDS encoding response regulator transcription factor, giving the protein MSFPPKQRVLVVEDDPRMLALVCQGLREVGHTPMPASDGDTGLDLAMKLTFDSIILDIGLPVQDGYSVALAIRSQRSVPILMLTARDSEEEILRGFDHGADDYLTKPFSFRELLARLEVLGRAATRQATNELHLDPARLLVYRNERPIQLTRNEYLLLVELHRRSGSTADRQSLMEAVWEQPQMISANALEVLVNGLRAKLDGDFPNKLLLTVRGVGYRLQSFVNASVETDPRQAP; this is encoded by the coding sequence ATGTCTTTTCCCCCAAAGCAGCGCGTGTTAGTTGTAGAAGACGATCCTCGCATGCTTGCCCTGGTATGCCAGGGCCTGCGGGAGGTTGGACATACGCCCATGCCCGCCTCGGACGGTGATACTGGCCTCGATCTTGCAATGAAGTTGACCTTCGACTCGATCATTCTGGACATAGGCCTTCCCGTTCAGGACGGCTACTCCGTGGCCCTGGCGATACGATCGCAACGCAGCGTCCCCATCCTCATGCTCACCGCGCGCGATAGTGAGGAGGAGATCCTGCGCGGCTTCGATCACGGTGCCGACGATTACCTCACCAAGCCATTCTCATTCCGGGAGCTTCTGGCCCGGCTCGAGGTACTTGGCCGCGCCGCGACTCGGCAGGCGACGAACGAACTGCACCTGGATCCCGCGCGACTGCTCGTCTATCGGAATGAAAGACCGATTCAACTCACACGCAATGAGTACCTTCTGCTCGTCGAACTCCATCGAAGATCGGGCTCAACCGCCGACCGCCAGAGCCTTATGGAAGCCGTCTGGGAGCAACCCCAGATGATCTCTGCCAACGCCCTCGAAGTCCTTGTGAACGGACTCCGTGCGAAGCTTGACGGAGACTTCCCCAACAAATTGCTGCTCACTGTGCGCGGTGTAGGCTACCGCTTGCAATCCTTCGTCAACGCGTCAGTCGAGACAGATCCGAGGCAAGCCCCATGA